Part of the Planctomycetota bacterium genome is shown below.
CATGGGAATCGTCACGCGGTCGCTGGCGAAACTCAGCCACGCGTCGTCCAGGCCGGCATGTTCCGGGCCGACGATAATGGCGGTCGGGCGATCGTCGATCGGCAGCGACCACAGACTGTCGCTCACGGCCGGCGGTGCGACCAGGGCGAGCGTGCGGACGTCGTGATCCAGGAACCACGTTCGCGCGTCGTCGTCGGTAGCCGTCGTGCACCAAGGTGCGAGGATCGCAGCGCGGGAGTTGCGGATGGCGTTGGGGTTGAGCAGGTCGACGGTGCCGGTGGCGATCAACCCACGGCAACCGACGGCTGCGGCAGTGCGGGCCATCGCGCCGAGATTGCCGGGCTTTTCGCTGCCGACGCAGACGAGCCAGAGGTCCCCGGGCCTGGGCGCTTCGCGTGTGCGTGGCACTGCCCTTTCGCTGGAGAAGACGACCAGCTCGTCGGGCGGCGTTTTGCGATAGCTCATCTTGGCCATCACCTCGGGGCTGACCCACGTCGTGTTGCTGGTTTCGGCGAGCGTGAAGCGTTCGATGACGGGCCAGCCGAAAAGCAGTGCCTTGGCGGTGTCGTCGCTGCCCTCGACGACGAAGCGGCGTGTCGCCCGTCTGGCCGAGGCGTCGCGGAGCTTGGCGACGGCCTTGACGCGTGGATTGGACAGGCTGCTGAGCATGACGGCGATGGTATTCGCCGGTGGTCGGCTACTGGTCGGCGGGTGGCTGAGGCTGCGTGCCGACGGGTTCGTAGACGACGATGGTGCCCGCGGCCAGGTCGCCCATGCGCCGGCGTTCGGGTGCGAAGAACATCGCGATCCAGCCACCCAGGAGGTCGACGGGGCGGACGACGTTGCGGATCAGCACGCCCATGCCGGCGGGGAGCTCGCCGTCGATCTGGCGAACGCGTAGGCCGAAAATCGCCTTGCCGGGCGATCGTCCGCCGGCCAGTTCGCCGATGAGCGGCAGCAACACGTACGCGGCAATGCCCGCCAGCACCAGAGCGGTCCCGCCGGAACTGTTGGCCACGCCGGGATCGCTCGTTA
Proteins encoded:
- a CDS encoding TrmH family RNA methyltransferase — translated: MLSSLSNPRVKAVAKLRDASARRATRRFVVEGSDDTAKALLFGWPVIERFTLAETSNTTWVSPEVMAKMSYRKTPPDELVVFSSERAVPRTREAPRPGDLWLVCVGSEKPGNLGAMARTAAAVGCRGLIATGTVDLLNPNAIRNSRAAILAPWCTTATDDDARTWFLDHDVRTLALVAPPAVSDSLWSLPIDDRPTAIIVGPEHAGLDDAWLSFASDRVTIPMRTDVSDSLNAGITAAVALFELDRRRRET